The following coding sequences are from one Salvia hispanica cultivar TCC Black 2014 chromosome 3, UniMelb_Shisp_WGS_1.0, whole genome shotgun sequence window:
- the LOC125212902 gene encoding uncharacterized protein At4g15970-like: MQPSATRGGGVDGSTAKGGSDSLESGSYHRDTNHKPMLSGMAIKVTLMLVVVGTTFLILNQSSYPLEFFRNHSSFSRPSCENSNAGSSSVHQYTLQIPPSSPAEDENVELEKTLRSAAMKDNKTVIITTLNAAWAEPNSLFDLFLESFRIGDGTAHLLDHVVVGAFDKTAYERCKAEGLHCYIVRTEGVDFSGEAHFMSEDYLKMMWRRIDFLRNVLELGFDFVFTDADVMWLRDPFKKFYKDGDFQIACDHYVANYTDVSNSPNGGFNYVKSNNRTIEFYKFWHNGREYFPGRHDQDVLNMIKDNPIIPRIGLEFRFLDTAHFGGFCEPSEDLDEVITMHANCCIGIENKMHDLTMLINDWKRYMALPPSDRNSTTKSWTVPRICF; this comes from the exons ATGCAACCATCGGCAACCAGAGGCGGAGGTGTGGATGGCTCCACCGCCAAAGGCGGCAGCGACTCCCTCGAGTCCGGCAGCTACCACCGCGACACCAACCACAAGCCGATGCTCTCCGGCATGGCTATCAAAGTAACATTGATGCTTGTGGTGGTCGGCACAACCTTCCTTATTCTCAATCAATCTAGCTATCCTTTGGAGTTTTTTCGAAACCATAGTTCGTTCTCGAGGCCATCTTGTGAGAATTCGAATGCTGGTTCGTCTTCAGTTCATCAATACACGTTGCAAATCCCGCCTTCTTCTCCG gcGGAAGATGAGAATGTCGAATTGGAGAAGACGCTGAGAAGTGCGGCGATGAAGGACAACAAGACGGTGATAATCACGACTCTGAACGCGGCGTGGGCGGAGCCAAATTCTCTCTTCGATCTATTTCTGGAGAGCTTCAGAATCGGAGACGGAACGGCGCACCTGTTGGATCACGTGGTGGTCGGCGCGTTCGACAAGACGGCTTACGAGCGGTGCAAGGCGGAGGGACTCCACTGCTACATAGTGAGAACGGAGGGCGTGGATTTCTCCGGCGAGGCGCATTTCATGAGCGAGGATTATCTGAAGATGATGTGGCGAAGGATTGATTTTCTTCGCAATGTCCTCGAATTGGGATTCGACTTCGTCTTCACG GATGCAGATGTAATGTGGTTGAGGGatccatttaaaaaattctacaAAGATGGAGATTTTCAAATCGCGTGTGACCACTATGTGGCCAACTACACTGACGTGAGCAACTCCCCAAATGGAGGGTTCAACTACGTGAAATCAAACAACCGGACCATCGAGTTCTACAAATTCTGGCACAATGGCCGGGAATATTTTCCGGGGCGACACGACCAAGACGTGTTGAATATGATAAAGGACAACCCAATTATCCCTCGAATCGGGCTGGAGTTTCGGTTCTTGGATACGGCCCACTTCGGGGGGTTCTGTGAACCCAGCGAGGATCTGGATGAGGTGATCACCATGCATGCCAATTGCTGCATAGGCATTGAAAACAAGATGCATGATCTTACCATGCTCATTAATGATTGGAAGAGGTATATGGCATTGCCACCTTCAGATAGGAATTCCACTACTAAATCTTGGACCGTTCCTAGAATTTGTTTCtag
- the LOC125216665 gene encoding uncharacterized protein At4g15970-like, whose translation MFSGVAIKITLMLVVLGTTLLLLNQSSYPMMFFRNLNSNANLFSLHQYMSPIPPPTSLVKYPQAKDENIELEKTLRSAVMKDNRTVIITNLNAAWTEPNSVFDLFLESFKIGNGTADFLDHLVVYAFDKTAYERCKATAHLHCYAVTTKGVNFSGEAYFMSEDYLKMTWRKIELMRTVLELGYDFIYTDADVMWFRNPFKKFYGDGDFETACDHYSANYRDVSNTANTGFTYVKSNDRTIELYKYWYNAREYFPGKHDQDVLNMIKGNPFVHQIGLEFRFLDTAYFGGFCEPNKDLDEVITMHANCCIGIQNKMHDLTMIIHDWKGYMELLPSNRNSTTRSWTVPRICH comes from the exons ATGTTCTCCGGCGTGGCTATCAAAATAACATTGATGCTTGTGGTGTTAGGCACAacccttcttcttctcaacCAATCTAGCTATCCTATGATGTTTTTTCGAAACCTTAATTCGAATGCTAATTTGTTTTCGTTACATCAATACATGTCACCTATTCCGCCACCTACTTCTTTG GTCAAGTATCCACAGGCAAAAGATGAGAATATCGAATTGGAGAAGACGTTGAGAAGTGCAGTGATGAAGGACAACAGGACGGTGATAATCACGAACCTAAACGCGGCATGGACGGAACCAAATTCCGTCTTCGATCTATTTTTGGAGAGCTTCAAGATCGGAAATGGAACGGCGGACTTCTTGGATCACTTAGTGGTCTACGCGTTCGACAAGACGGCATACGAGCGTTGCAAGGCGACGGCGCACCTCCACTGCTACGCTGTTACGACGAAGGGCGTGAACTTCTCCGGCGAGGCATATTTCATGAGCGAGGATTATCTGAAGATGACGTGGCGAAAGATTGAGCTTATGCGCACTGTTCTTGAATTAGGATACGACTTCATTTATACG GATGCAGATGTAATGTGGTTTAGAAATCCATTCAAAAAATTCTACGGGGATGGGGATTTCGAGACGGCGTGCGACCACTACAGCGCCAACTACCGCGACGTGAGCAACACCGCGAACACAGGGTTCACGTATGTGAAATCCAACGACAGGACCATCGAGTTATACAAGTATTGGTACAATGCACGGGAGTATTTCCCAGGAAAACACGACCAAGACGTGTTGAATATGATAAAGGGAAACCCGTTTGTCCACCAAATCGGGTTAGAGTTTCGTTTCTTGGATACGGCCTACTTCGGGGGATTCTGTGAACCCAACAAGGATTTGGATGAGGTGATCACCATGCATGCCAATTGCTGCATAGGCATTCAAAACAAGATGCATGATCTTACCATGATCATCCATGATTGGAAAGGGTATATGGAATTGTTACCTTCAAATAGAAATTCCACTACTAGATCTTGGACCGTTCCCAGAATTTGTCACTAa